In the genome of Populus nigra chromosome 9, ddPopNigr1.1, whole genome shotgun sequence, one region contains:
- the LOC133702548 gene encoding protein TIFY 5A codes for MKRNCNLELRLHTSADSDNHHHRYQPLVEASNESRQLELEQQEQKQLTIFYNGRVLVCDVAELQARAILLLASREMEDRLRSPVGSEPSASSPISPSHLYSPVGLPMKRSLQRFLKKRKHRIQATFPCKVKNELTQTGRLRNFVSREDQ; via the exons ATGAAGAGAAACTGCAATCTCGAACTCCGCCTCCATACTTCAGCGGATTCCGACAACCACCACCACCGTTACCAACCCCT GGTGGAGGCGTCGAATGAGAGCCGACAATTAGAACTTGAACAACAAGAGCAGAAGCAGCTAACTATTTTTTACAATGGGAGGGTTTTAGTTTGTGATGTTGCAGAACTGCAGGCTAGAGCAATCCTATTGCTTGCAAGTCGAGAAATGGAGGATAGATTGCGAAGCCCAGTCGGGTCGGAGCCATCTGCTTCATCACCGATCTCACCATCTCATCTTTACAGTCCGGTTGGTCTTCCAATGAAGAGATCACTACAGAGGTTCCTCAAGAAGCGAAAGCATCGGATCCAAGCAACTTTCCCTTGCAAAGTTAAAAACGAGTTAACGCAGACTGGAAGATTGAGGAACTTTGTCTCGAGAGAAGATCAATGA